The Haloarcula sp. CBA1127 genomic interval GGTCGCCGGCTCGGCAGCCGGGTCAGCAGCCGGGTCAGCAGCCGGCTCGGTATCCTGAGAAACCGCCGGCTCAGGCCCAGCCGGCCCTGGCGTCGGCTCGTCGGACTCCGAAGTCGGTTCGGTAGCCGCTGCGGCACTACCATCGACAGTTTCAGTTGCTGCCTGATCGCTTGTTGGAGGACTGGCGGCCGCCATATCACTCGTATCACGCCGTGCTGTCTGGGCCGCGAGCGTGCCCGCCATCGTCGCGTCGGCGATGAGCTTGTGGGTCAAGCCGAGCACGCCGGAGAGCAACAGGAGGCCACCGAGCGCACCGACGACGATGCCGAGTACCGCACGATAGCCCGCGTTCCCCGAGAGCGAGCCGAGCGAGCCGTTCTGTATCAACACGTACCCTGCAGCGATGAGGCCGCCACCGACGCCGGCGACGACAAGTAATGTCCCGAGAAACCTCGTTCCGTATCGATAGACGTCGGTCAGACCTACTGCAGACATAGTCGCATAATTGATAACAGAGGACAAATATGTTACGACGGTTGAGGAAGTGATATTTAGCTTACCTGTCCGTCGAGAGCAAGCAGTGATACCGCTCCGTCGGCCAGTTTGAGTTTGACTTCGAGTAATCGCGCTCTGAGCAGAGTTCACTGACGACAAGACTGGTAGTCCCGTCAGCCAGCGTCATCACCAGCGATAGTCGTCCCCGGACTCTCACCGGCGAGAAACGCAGAGAGCGCGTCGGGGCCGAACACGAGCGCAGGGGCCGAGAGTGCGAGCAGCGCACGGACCTTGCCGGCCATCCCGCCCGACACGTCCGTCGCATCGCTCCCACCAAGGGCTGATGCTACAGCCTCGAATGCCTCGACGCGGTCGATAACGACCCCGTCTTCGTCGAGCACGCCAGGAACGGTCGAACAGACGCCGACGCGGTCAGCATCGACAGCGGGCGCGAGTTCGACGACCAGTTCGTCGCCGCTCAGAACCGTCGCGCCCGCGCCGGTATGTACGACGAGGTCGCCGTGAAGGACTGGGACGAACCCCTCATCAAGCAGCGTCGTGACCTGCGCCGTCGGCAGTGAGAGGTCGCCGTCGGCGTCGCGTGCGGCCGCCGAGAACGGGTGGACCGGAACAGCCGGAACTCCTGCCTCGGAGAGTGCATCTACGACAGCGGCGTTGAGGCGGCACATCGCACCGTGGATGGCCTGTACGCCCGCCACGTCGTGAGTTCCCTCGGTCGTGCTGACGCCGTAGTCGGCGGCGTGGTGGTGGCCGAAGCTCCCGCCGCCGTGCACGATGACGATGTCCTCGCCGACTGCCGAGTCGGCGATAGCTGACACCGCGGCCGACAGTGCGGTTCGGTCGACCGTCTCGGGTTCATCTTTTTCCGTGATGACGCTCCCGCCGAGTTTGAGGACGACTGTCATTCCTGCCGGACTCCGTCGGTGTCCAGCTCGGCCCGGAAGACATCCTCACACCCCGGTG includes:
- a CDS encoding isopentenyl phosphate kinase yields the protein MTVVLKLGGSVITEKDEPETVDRTALSAAVSAIADSAVGEDIVIVHGGGSFGHHHAADYGVSTTEGTHDVAGVQAIHGAMCRLNAAVVDALSEAGVPAVPVHPFSAAARDADGDLSLPTAQVTTLLDEGFVPVLHGDLVVHTGAGATVLSGDELVVELAPAVDADRVGVCSTVPGVLDEDGVVIDRVEAFEAVASALGGSDATDVSGGMAGKVRALLALSAPALVFGPDALSAFLAGESPGTTIAGDDAG